One segment of Rosa chinensis cultivar Old Blush chromosome 6, RchiOBHm-V2, whole genome shotgun sequence DNA contains the following:
- the LOC112171001 gene encoding uncharacterized protein LOC112171001: MLVENPRQWHNTLYETLWAYRTSKRNPTVTTPYALMFGHDVVLPLELNVQSLRVLDQHHLIGEDYVQAMWQEHEDLNEQRLAALDNLVMEKQRIARAYDKRTRDRSFKEGDLVWKVVLPFGEKLTGRGKWTLRWEGPFVVHRILERGAFHLKDLDGDIHRNPINGRFLKKYYPSVWDFEDQPDQPSSQQGGQP, from the coding sequence ATGCTTGTTGAAAACCCTCGCCAGTGGCACAACACGTTGTATGAGACACTATGGGCTTATCGCACCTCCAAGAGGAATCCCACTGTTACAACACCCTATGCACTAATGTTTGGTCATGACGTAGTCTTACCCTTAGAACTCAACGTTCAATCCTTGCGCGTCCTAGATCAACATCATTTGATAGGcgaagattatgtccaggcaATGTGGCAAGAGCACGAAGACCTGAACGAGCAGCGCTTAGCGGCTTTGGATAATCTAGTGATGGAGAAACAacgtatcgcccgcgcctatgataagaggacgcGTGACCGTAGTTTCAAAGAAGGTGACCTTGTTTGGAAAGTTGTTTTGCCCTTTGGCGAGAAATTGaccggtcgcggtaaatggactctgcgctgggaaggaccctttgttgTTCACCGCATTCTAGAGCGCGGGGCCTTTCACCTCAAAGATTTGGACGGCGACATCCATCGCAATCCCATCAATGGGCGgttcctgaagaaatattaccctagtgtttgggatTTCGAGGATCAACCGGATCAACCTTCTTCCCAGCAAGGGGGGCAACCGTAG
- the LOC112169068 gene encoding transcription termination factor MTERF2, chloroplastic, whose protein sequence is MVALSSSLAQLTPLHHHHHLHIHLRPTTSTAATISCLNETPRHHSHHDEPPDLTLRKHNSKSTALLLHRLSRHPNPNPNDPQHRRQLPPENKAFELSLLPKRTPQFPGSISGDSSSPTPLRDDDDEHRMIMRALEIRRKVTKEMFKEAMRTKGKFGITYATNLTETLTDFIDYVMVEAAAMKRSPEFCNSTFNFRAKTVIENSEAVPCIRWLKHNSLSYPQIGKLICMSKGDLGSIRRRAEWLKSIHVKGRFIGVALVKGGDCFLERSDEELDEIVEYLERNGVRRDWMGTVMSRCPQLLSYSLEEVMARVGFYLDMGINDKDFGTMVFDYPRVLGYYTLDEMNQKVNYLKEFGLSTEDVGKLLAFRPQLMGCGIEERWKPLAKYLYYLGITRDGMRRMLTIKPILFCADLEKTIVPKVKFFQDIGIRDDAIGKMLVKFPPLLTYSLYKKIRPVVIFLITKAGVSDRDIGKVIALGPELLGCNIVHKLEVNVKYFRSLGIHVSTLGEMIADFPMLLRYNTDVLRPKYRYLRRTMVRPLRDLIEFPRFFSYSLEGRIIPRHKILLENHINLKLRYMLASTDAEFDKRVKNIVERRQRFESGITNEDFSNSQLSEDDESPVKRIMLDDAETEAESTMFDDTVIEAESTVFDDTESETESIMFNDTESEAESTMFHDTESEAES, encoded by the exons ATGGTGGCGTTGTCTTCCTCACTCGCTCAACTCACTccactccaccaccaccaccaccttcacatTCACCTCCGCCCAACCACCTccaccgccgccaccatctcctgTCTCAACGAAACGCCACGTCATCACTCTCATCATGACGAACCCCCAGACCTCACTCTCCGCAAGCACAACTCCAAGTCCACCGCTCTCCTCCTCCACCGTCTCTCCCGccaccctaaccctaaccctaacgaCCCCCAGCACCGCCGCCAGCTCCCTCCGGAGAACAAAGCCTTcgagctctctctcctccccaaGCGCACTCCTCAGTTCCCCGGCTCCATCTCCGGCGACTCCTCCTCCCCGACGCCGCTCCGCGACGACGACGACGAACACCGCATGATAATGCGGGCTCTGGAGATTCGCCGGAAGGTCACCAAGGAAATGTTCAAGGAGGCTATGAGGACGAAAGGAAAATTCGGCATCACCTACGCCACCAATTTGACGGAGACCTTGACCGACTTCATTGATTACGTCATGGTCGAGGCCGCCGCCATGAAACGCTCGCCGGAGTTCTGCAATTCCACTTTCAATTTTCGCGCCAAGACTGTTATTGAAAACTCCGAGGCTGTGCCCTGTATCAG GTGGTTGAAGCATAATTCACTTTCGTATCCCCAAATTGGGAAGCTCATTTGTATGTCAAAGGGAGACCTGGGGTCAATTAGACGCCGTGCCGAGTGGTTGAAGTCGATTCATGTTAAGGGGAGGTTTATAGGGGTTGCGCTGGTGAAAGGTGGGGATTGTTTTCTGGAGCGCAGCGATGAGGAATTGGATGAGATTGTTGAGTATTTGGAGAGAAATGGAGTTAGGAGGGATTGGATGGGGACTGTCATGAGCAGATGTCCGCAACTCTTGTCCTACAGTTTGGAGGAAGTGATGGCTCGTGTGGGGTTTTACTTGGATATGGGAATCAATGACAAGGATTTTGGCACAATGGTCTTTGACTATCCCAGGGTACTTGGCTACTATACTCTAGATGAGATGAACCAAAAG GTGAACTATTTGAAGGAATTTGGCCTTAGTACTGAGGATGTTGGCAAATTACTAGCATTTAGGCCCCAGCTGATGGGTTGTGGAATAGAGGAAAGATGGAAGCCCCTAGCTAAGTATTTGTATTACCTTGGAATTACCAGAGATGGTATGAGGAGGATGCTTACCATTAAACCGATTCTTTTCTGTGCTGATTTGGAGAAGACCATTGTGCCAAAG GTAAAATTTTTTCAGGACATAGGCATTCGAGATGATGCCATAGGAAAAATGCTTGTAAAGTTTCCTCCGTTGCTTACATACAGTCTATACAAGAAAATTCGGCCAGTG GTGATATTCTTGATTACCAAAGCTGGAGTTAGTGACAGAGATATTGGAAAGGTTATAGCTTTGGGACCAGAGCTCTTGGGATGCAACATTGTGCACAAGCTTGAGGTTAATGTAAAATATTTTCGATCACTTGGCATACACGTTAGCACATTGGGTGAGATGATAGCTGATTTCCCCATGCTGCTCCGATACAATACAGATGTCCTCCGTCCAAAATACAGATACCTGAGGAGAACTATGGTCCGCCCTTTGCGAGATCTGATTGAGTTTCCAAG GTTTTTCAGCTACTCTCTTGAGGGTCGAATTATTCCTAGGCACAAAATTCTGCTAGAGAATCATATCAATTTAAAGCTACGATACATGCTCGCTAGCACAGATGCAGAGTTTGACAAAAGGGTCAAGAATATAGTAGAAAGGCGTCAAAGATTTGAATCTGGAATCACCAATGAGGACTTCTCTAATTCCCAACTCAGTGAGGACGATGAGTCACCTGTGAAGAGAATTATGCTTGATGACGCTGAAACCGAGGCAGAATCAACTATGTTTGATGACACTGTAATTGAGGCAGAATCAACAGTGTTTGATGACACTGAAAGCGAGACAGAATCAATTATGTTTAATGACACTGAAAGTGAAGCAGAATCAACTATGTTCCATGACACTGAAAGTGAGGCAGAATCATAA
- the LOC112171000 gene encoding uncharacterized protein LOC112171000, which yields MNPAKCVFGVQVGDFLGFIVHQRGIEVPEDKASAVIKASPPRTKKELQRLLGKINFLRHFISNYAGKIQPFSPLLKLQGQNEFVWESQHQEAFNRIKAYLASPPVLVPSTAGFPLKLYISAAEASIGSLLAQDDEEGVEHAIFYLSRTLTDCETRYTPMEKLCLTLYFSACKLRHYMLSFTTSIIAQTDLVKYMLSRPILRGRIGKWVLALSEFSLQYVPQKAVKGQAIADFLAHHPMLDIPTVKELEIATATTTRPDLARIPEYAIWYQATVFLQPWVLFFDGSRTDILAGAGVVLENPAGDRFSYYFQLEFKCTNNQAEYEALIIGLEVLLELGVRDVQVRGDSLLVINQLQEKYRCASCLLIPYWNGAIELLDQFDDVDLEYIPRESNFAANELAQLATGITLKYGVRERILKVERRTLPSWIATPDPPENPVVAILEPIDVDWLIPLIDYLQQPSPTADRKIRFLALN from the coding sequence ATGAACCCCGCCAAATGCGTGTTTGGAGTTCAAGTAGGAGATTTCCTGGGCttcattgtccatcaaaggggaattgaggtccctgaagacAAAGCAAGCGCAGTCATCAAAGCCTCCCCTCCGCGAACGAAGAAAGAGCTACAGCGTTTGCTGGGTAAAATCAACTTTCTGAGACATTTCATTTCTAACTATGCAGGTAAGATCCAGCCCTTCTCTCCATTGCTGAAATTGCAAGGACAGAACGAGTTTGTATGGGAGTCtcaacatcaagaggctttcaaCAGAATCAAGGCCTATTTAGCGAGCCCACCAGTGCTTGTTCCCTCTACAGCTGGGTTTCCGTTGAAACTAtatatttcagcagctgaggcttccattggcagcctactcGCCCAAGATGATGAGGAAGGTGTTGAGCATGCCAttttttacctcagtaggacacttaCGGATTGCGAGACAAGGTATACTCCTATGGAAAAATTGTGCCTCACATTGTACTTCTCCGCTTGCAAGTTGcgacactacatgttatcctttactacatCCATCATTGCTCAAACCGACCTGGTTAAGTACATGTTGTCGCGACCTATTCTAAGAGGtcgcattggcaagtgggtatTGGCCCTATCCGAATTCTCGCTACAATACGTTCCACAGAAAGCAGTGAAGGGACAAGCTatcgcagactttctggcacatcaccctatgttgGATATCCCGACAGTGAAGGAATTAGAGATAGCGACCGCCACCACAACTCGACCAGATTTGGCGCGCATTCCAGAGTACGCCATATGGTATCAAGCCACCGTCTTCTTGCAACCCTGGGTATTattttttgatggctcaagaacagACATATTAGCGGGGGCAGGAGTTGTTCTAGAAAACCCAGCgggcgatcgtttctcttaTTATTTCCAATTGGAGTTTAAGTGCACAAATAACCAAGCAGAatatgaggcccttattattggcctagaGGTCTTACTGGAATTGGGAGTAAGAGACGTTCAGGTACGCGGTGACTCTCTGCTCgtgataaatcagcttcaaGAGAAATACAGATGTGCAAGCTGTTTGCTCATACCCTATTGGAATGGCGCCATTGAGCTTCTGGATCAATTTGATGACGTGGATTTGGAGTACATACCTCGCGAGAGCAATTTCGCGGCCAATGAGCTCGCTCAACTGGCTACAGGCATCACATTGAAGTATGGGGTTCGCGAGCGCATTCTGAAAGTTGAGCGCCGCACGCTACCCTCGTGGATCGCGACGCCTGACCCACCCGAAAATCCAGTCGTCGCGATCCTTGAGCCTATTGACGTCGATTGGCTCATTCCGTTGATCGATTACCTCCAGCAACCAAGTCCCACAGCAGACAGGAAGATTCGTTTTCTTGCCTTAAATTAA